One segment of Anopheles stephensi strain Indian chromosome 3, UCI_ANSTEP_V1.0, whole genome shotgun sequence DNA contains the following:
- the LOC118509369 gene encoding uncharacterized protein LOC118509369 encodes MHARGGSQWQSRRKASLGPLRRAHPASGATWNVQVVRGKMTSRCLWHACRALVLGMVLMFVGGGMATVGYYANNFPSLSDVRSNSTSTIRVKNEHRGLHLNNLSYVGPIIMGVGGFIVVASCVMTFEARDSAAKVVPARFKLNAQGSARNPGRNNNSRRSTGVSNGPTAIMGSQTARWEQHLGVFRTSPATEQVPDRKALTAALVHFSKALGTPKTSPHRRPSESQSRRVSRSGSVPNLYAEKLSVPLLASGSPANIRSEAGGGHHHRHHRGTRVSSMVQRSTRDPAASGLLHPGMLQFHRHALSVDEPEPLARTLNQAGSHGSVQYGYGGEIVPVHKLRDRNKRSDTARRHVLSRQTKIEKDESLGSPKHGHISRRASTVSNTSVSSKLNRGSRRASTISKTPSVDSRGAASTIEINSPDRSLLLGLTPPRKGTTETAFGPISTPSVEKECRSQLSICSEPAAISQRNLSCQSSLEPCVPEEESSPEYEQPGEEGNEEGSKKNQPTPTTSTEPLSVANPPLRPDTLVLGSKDSDAPGEQPAAATRQQSNRQQPLYRSNSSKSFRKPKPKVASKKLSNEYDQIYVISAGASGAAIGNATGNNRYPNFQHRTRPADDDHYDSIEVIHERRSKNFSKFSTSPTGAQDGTGEGSDGTPYLATSGSIEGEYRKMGSNVISVVADISPAPVSNSAAVEAPSQQESDIKDAPEKQDECAGEENPITNTNERSVEGEQMVTNSHSTIADDLEDAALKDSTSKDLQ; translated from the exons ATGCACGCTCGTGGCGGTTCGCAATGGCAGAGCCGTCGCAAAGCATCGCTCGGACCGCTCCGACGGGCCCATCCGGCATCCGGTGCGACATGGAACGTGCAGGTGGTGCGGGGGAAAATGACTTCCCGCTGTCTGTGGCACGCCTGTCGCGCCCTCGTGCTCGGCATGGTGCTGATGTTCGTCGGCGGTGGGATGGCCACTGTAG GATATTACGCAAACAACTTCCCATCGCTGTCGGACGTGCGGAGCAACAGCACATCGACGATACGCGTTAAGAACGAGCACCGAGGATTACACCTGAACAATCTATCCTATGTCGGACCCATCATAATGGGCGTTGGCG GTTTCATCGTGGTGGCCTCATGCGTGATGACGTTCGAAGCGCGCGACTCAGCGGCAAAAGTGGTCCCGGCACGGTTTAAGCTGAATGCACAAGGATCGGCCCGGAACCCTGGCCGCAACAATAACTCGAGACGATCCACAG GTGTCTCGAACGGTCCGACAGCAATCATGGGCTCGCAGACTGCCCGCTGGGAGCAGCACTTGGGCGTGTTTCGAACTTCGCCCGCCACGGAACAGGTCCCAGACCGCAAAGCACTTACGGCAGCTCTCGTACACTTCTCCAAAGCCTTAGG GACACCGAAAACGTCACCCCATCGGCGACCGAGCGAAAGCCAAAGTCGGCGTGTATCGCGAAGCGGTTCGGTACCCAATTTGTACGCCGAAAAGCTGAGCGTACCGTTGCTTGCGTCCGGCTCGCCCGCCAACATTCGGTCCGAGGCCGGCGGTGGCCACCATCATCGGCACCATCGGGGTACGCGGGTGAGCAGCATGGTACAGCGGTCGACGCGAGACCCAGCTGCCAGTGGGCTGTTGCATCCGGGGATGCTACAGTTTCACCGACACGCCCTGTCGGTCGATGAACCGGAACCGTTggcaag GACACTCAATCAAGCCGGTTCGCACGGTTCAGTGCAGTACGGGTACGGGGGTGAGATCGTCCCGGTGCACAAGCTGCGCGATCGCAACAAGCGTTCGGATACCGCCCGCCGGCACGTTCTGTCGCGCCAGACCAAAATCGAGAAGGACGAATCGCTGGGCAGCCCCAAACATGGCCACATCAGCCGACGTGCCTCGACCGTGTCGAACACGTCCGTGTCGTCGAAGCTGAACCGTGGCAGCCGACGTGCCTCCACCATCTCCAAAACACCAAGTGTCGATTCGCGTGGGGCAGCATCCACCATCGAAATCAACAGTCCGGACCGATCGCTGCTGCTTGGTCTGACGCCACCGCGCAAGGGCACGACGGAGACAGCGTTCGGACCCATTTCGACACCGTCGGTCGAGAAGGAGTGCAG GAGTCAACTGTCAATTTGCTCCGAACCGGCGGCGATCAGTCAGCGCAATCTTTCCTGTCAATCGAGCCTGGAACCGTGCGTACCCGAGGAGGAAAGTTCACCCGAGTACGAGCAACCCGGGGAAGAGGGCAACGAAGAAGGGAGTAAGAAAAATCAGCCCACCCCAACAACATCCACCGAACCACTTTCCGTTGCAAATCCACCCCTACGGCCGGATACGCTCGTGCTCGGCTCGAAAGATTCGGATGCGCCAGGAGAACAACCGGCAGCGGCAACGCGCCAACAATCGAACCGACAGCAGCCCCTGTACCGGAGCAACTCGAGCAAAAGCTTCCGCAAACCAAAGCCAAAGGTGGCGAGTAAAAAGCTTAGCAACGAGTACGACCAGATCTATGTAATTAGTGCGGGTGCGTCCGGTGCGGCCATCGGAAATGCGACCGGAAACAATCGTTATCCCAATTTCCAGCATCGGACGCGTCCGGCCGACGACGACCATTACGATTCGATCGAGGTCATACACGAGCGGCGCAGCAAAAACTTTAGCAAATTTTCCACCAGCCCAACGGGAGCGCAGGACGGGACGGGCGAGGGTAGCGACGGTACGCCATATCTCGCAACGTCCGGCTCGATTGAGGGTGAATACCGGAAGATGGGCTCGAACGTGATTAGCGTCGTGGCGGATATATCGCCGGCGCCCGTAAGCAATAGTGCTGCAGTGGAAGCACCGTCGCAGCAGGAGTCCGACATTAAGGACGCACCAGAAAAACAGGATGAGTGTGCCGGTGAAGAAAACCCCATTACAAACACCAACGAGCGGTCGGTGGAAGGGGAACAAATGGTGACTAACAGCCACTCGACGATAGCCGACGATTTGGAAGATGCTGCGCTAAAGGACTCGACGAGCAAAGACTTACAATAA